The Metallosphaera hakonensis JCM 8857 = DSM 7519 genome includes the window CATGAGCGGCTCGTTGGCTTCGATACCCCTGAAATCTTCGAAATCTCCTTCCCACTCCCTCATATTCCTCTCCAGTGATACATCTCCTCCAAATAGGGGAATTTTCTGACCTCTTCTTTTGGTATATTGAGTTGTCAGGACTAATTTCGGGGAGAAGTCCTGGATCCTTGACCTGACTGCCTCCTCTCCAAGTCCTGCGAATATTACGGAGTAAGTTACTCCCATCTTTGCACAGGCAAGGAGCGAGGCGATGGTTTCAGGGAGATTGGGCATGTAGATGGCTACCCTATCTCCAGGGGAGACACCCTTTTCCTTAAGGATATTAACTATTCTCTCAGTGAGACGACCCAGTTCAGAGTAGGTCATTTCCCTTCTCTCTCCCTCTCCATACCAGATCAATGCCGTACCTTCATGGGAGAACACGTTATATGCGATGTTGGTCTCTCCACCAACGAACCATTTGCCTTCTTGGAGAACTGAGTTCCACGGCTTGAACCACTGGAGTCTGGACGCAAATGGGGACCAGTAAAGTTCAGGCCTGTTCACTGCAGTAACGAAAGCTGAGGAATAGTCCATAGCGAGATAATAATGAGTCAATTAAAAAGGGATGATGAGAAGTCAAGGATTCTCCATGACTATTAAAATATGCTTGGTGCTAAGGGAAGCCCTTTTTCTTATTTCAAGATTTAAATTGAAATTTGAATCCTTCTATATAAGGGTTAGGAGAAAAGAAGTGACCTTGTCTATTCGCATCTCAGCTTCCATTACACGACCTTCATCTATTCCCCTCAGCCCTGCTTTCACGAGTGTTGAGACTTAGGATAAGTCTTCAAGAATTTTAGCCCTCAGTTTTTTAAATGCGTGATTAATTTGATCGTGAATGGAACCATCTATCTACGTTAGGTCCAGAGCACGTCTTGGTGAAGGGCCACTCTGGGATCCGAGGACCAACACTCTATACTGGGTTGACATAGATGGCGGGAAACTCCATGTAACTAAGGACGGGAAAGATAAGGAGATTGAAGCCCCGCATCTCATATCGGCTCTGGGTTTGACTGAGGACGAGAACACCTTGATAGCTTCCGCAGGATTAACTCTTTACACGTTTTCCAATTCCAGAGGATTCGTTCCGGTATCAAGTATCACGGGAGAGGGAGTGAGATTTAATGATGGAAAATGCGGACCCGACGGTAAATTCTGGGTAGGAACCATGGACCTCAAGGAGGAGAAGGACGTTGGAAAACTTTTCAGATATGAGGGGAAATTCATATCCTTGGTAGATAACTTAATCATTTCCAATGGCCTGGACTGGTACAGGAACACCTTCTATTTGGTTGACAGTCCCAGGAAAAGAGTTTACGCTTTCAGGGTAATCGACGGTGAGCTCGAGAGCTTAGGGGTTGCCATAGAGACCTCAGATTATCCCGGAGTTCCAGACGGAATGGTGGTGGATTCGTCCGGTTTGGTTTGGGTAGCTCACTACGGCGGGGGACTGGTAACTGCGTGGGAGCCATTCTCTAGGAGGGCAGAAATCGAGATAAAAATGCCTGTAAAGATCGTTACCTCAGTTGTTTTCGGAGGACCAAAGCTGAATCACCTTTTCGTTACTTCATCGTCAAGAGCTGGGGAGGAACTGGGGGGCTCGGTGTTCGTTGTGGAGACCGATCATTTGGGACGTGAACCCAACATATGTGCCAAGATTTGAAAAATTCCGGCCTATGGCTTTATGGAAACTAAATAAATTTCACATGATCAAACCCTAAATTCTCTTTTAAATCGAGTTTTTAAGTTTAAATAAAAGTAGAATACTATTGCCTCAACGTTGGGAGAATTGAAGCGATCTACAAAGCGATATGACTAGTCTTTCAACTCTCGTCTTGGGGAGATCATAAAATGTAATGAACGCAAACATCACTAACCCACGATCACTGGAGATCTTCCCAACAACATTTAAACCTTGGATTTTCTCTTGTAAATTGATTCCATGGATAGAAGGATTGCCTTTATCACGTTTGTTGGAACCGTGATATCATGGTACTCCTTCTTCTCCATGGGAATATTTGCAGCCTCGTACTTAACTGTCTTCCATTCGTTTCTGGCATCTGGGCTGTTCTACTTCTCTGGGTTCGGGGGTAGACCTATCGGAGCACTACTTTTGGGGAGGTTGGGAGATCGTTGGGGAAGAAGGATAGCCTTAGTTGGGGTATTCGTTCTTCTTTTCCTTGGAGATCTCCTCGTTGCCCTAAATACCCCAGCGATGATCCTCTCTCCTATCCTAATTGGTCTAGGGTTAGGAGGAGAGTGGGGAAGCGCGTCCGTGATGATGGCGGAAAACGTGACTCGAATGAGGGGAGGATGGACCAGCTTGATTCAGCTTTCGGTACCCATAGGTTTAATTTTATCTCTAGGAGTGGTAGTGACCCAGAGGCTCCTTCTCATACCGTCATTTATTTCATTACTCATGGTTCCTCTTATCCTGAGCGTTCCTGAACCTAGAAGAGCCAACCTGGGGTCTGGAATGATGGGATTAAAGCCACTTCTCAAGGGAATTATGGTCAAGGCAGGAGAGAGTTCGAACTTTTACGTTTTCACGTCTTTCTCAATTCCCTTCCTTCTCGAGGCAGGATTAAGAACGGGGATCGCTCCCATCCTAATCATGTCGGTTGAGGAGACTTTCCTAATGATTCCCATGGGAATAGCCTCCGATATAATGGGAAGGAGGGAGGTCATTAGGTTAGGAATGCTGATAATGTTGGTGTCATCTATCCTGCTTAGTCTCTCGGCGTTCACCAGGAACCCCGACCTTACGCTAACTTCCTTTCTACTGTTCGGACTCGGGGACTCGCTTAGCTATGCCCCGCAGGGAGCCTACCTGGCTGAACTATACCATGAAAAGGAGAGGGTCACCATGACAGGGCTTGCGTATCAACTATCTGCCACAATAGCCGGTGGAATCTCTGTCCTGGTGACCTCATTATCGCTATCTGTTTTAGGGATAGGTGGAAGTCTATTCACTGTTCCAGTACTCTCCGCAGTTTACGTTCTCATCTCTATTTTAGCTGTCTGATACATTCGATTACATTGTGAGAATCATTGGACTATCATATACTTCCTGAGACCTTAAAGGGCAATGTAACCTTCTCTGATACATTGAGTGGCTTTGGATCTAACATTGCACTTTAGACTATGACTAAGTATAATAACTGGATATCCTGTAAACAATGCAGTTCACGTTACGTCCAGAATTTGCGAAAAGGATAATAACATAGACAATACAATGTTTTCTATGAAGCTCAGATATCTTCTACTACTTCTCAGGATCTTGAGGATATTTAGGAAAAGGTAAGATCTAGTAACTTCTACTCCGTTTCCTAAGCAATATTTTTTACCCTGCCGGTTCTAATGTAGTCTATGGAAATGATTTTACGTGAATTAGGTAGGCAAATAAATGATCTGACCAAGGAGTTTTATGAGAAGGTACTCCCACCGGTCGACATATACGAACAGGGCAATACACTGGTGGTTATCCTGGATATGCCGGGATTTGATAAGGCCGACATCAGTGTGAGGCTCACCTCTGAGGGGTTACTGAGAGTAGACGGAAAGAGGGACGTGGAACAAGGAGGGATCAAACATGTGGCTCAAAGACCATCGCGAATTACAAGGGAGATCAAGCTACCAATCAAGGTTCCCAAGGACGCAGAGGTAACGGGAAAATATGAGAACGGTGTTTTGACCCTTAAAATCCCAATAGAAGGAGCTGCTAAGGTAAAGATAGAGTAACTGCTATACCTAGGAAGGCAACCAACAGGGAAATGACGTCTCCCAGCAAAAAGTAGACAGGAATCGATGCCGCTACGATAGGTATTCCGATCCACTTCTTTCCCCTTCTTCTTTCTAAGGTAGGTTGCTTCAGTAACCTCTCCTTCATTTCCGTGGAGACGTAATTCACGTAATCCATGATCTCGTCCACCAGGGCTAACCTCATTAAACCCTCCTCTTCCACTAACCTGACCAGGTTAGGTAGGAAATCGAAGTCTGGATCGATCATTCTACATGTTCCCTCAAGGACTGATGACATTCTAAAGTAAAGGGCAATCTTCTCTGGTAACCTCAGTGGAAACTTGAAGAATGCCTCGCTAGCTAGCCTGTTAAAGTCTTCCAGCTCAAGTTGATCCACTGGAATCCCTTTGATCCCCTTGATCATGAGCTCAAACCCCTTAGCCAACACTTTCCTATCGGCATAGGGCTGAACAGCTCCAAGTTGGTCAAGGACATTCACAAGCATTACGGGATCCCCTCTGCTTATGGTAACATACATCCTCAGCAACTTAATCCTGGTCTCCCTATCTATGTAACCAGCCATTCCGAAATCGTACAAAACTATGTTACCCTTCTCATCTACGGCAATGTTACCAGGGTGAGGGTCTGCGTGGAAATACTCTCCAGTTAGCACTGGATATATAAAGACCTTGAACACGCGCCAAGCTAACGCTTTCCTGTCGAACTTGTTAAGAACCTCCTGTGACGTTATCTTCATGGCATCCACGTATTCCATTACCAAAACGTGTCTCGTGGCCTTTACGGTTTCAGGTATTCTTACCCTGAACCCTTCCAGTTCGTTCCTTATTTTCGACGTGTAGAAGGCCTCCTTCTCGTAATTTAATTCGTCAAAGATCCTTGAGGAGAATTGCCTAAATATGAGCTTCAGGGTCTCTACCAGACTTGAATCTAGGATTAGCCTAGTTAACGGAAGGAACGTCTTAATTACCGATATGTCCTCCTTCAACAAGTCTTCAACGCCCGGTCTGTTCACCTTAATAGCTAACTTCCTCCCGTCTTTACCTATTCCCTTATGGACCTGTCCTAGACTTGCAGCCGCCAAGGGTTCAGGATCAACGTAGTCAATAACGTCCCCTGCCTCCTTCAATATAACATCCTTTACCTGTTCAAAGGGTGCCGGGGGAACTTCGTCCTGCAACCTCTGCAATTCCTTCATGTACTCCTGGGGAAGAACGTCTGCCCTCACCGATAAGACCTGGCCCAGTTTAATGAAAGTGGGACCTAGCTCGATCATTGTGTCCACGAACTTCTTGGCCTCCTCCTCGAGTTCCTCCTTGGGAATGGTTTCCCCTCTCAATATTCTCCTCCTAAAATTCCTATATTTAAGGAGCCTAGGGGTCAGTTTCTTGATTATGGTGAGGGTCCTCGAGATAGCCATCTATGTTATCATGAAGACATGGGTAAAATACTCTTCCTCCAGTTTGAGGTCACGGGAACTAGAGCTTTTATTGATGATCCCACTATATCATCTATGGAAATAGTTTCACCTATCCTTACACCCTTCAATTCGGACGGAACAATAAACAAGGAAGCCCTTAAACAGCACGCGACGAATCTCCTTAACAAGGGAGTTGATCTAATTTTTCTGAATGGGACAACGGGACTGGGCCCGGCCCTATCAAAGGAGGAAAAAAAGGAAAACCTCAGGGTTCTCTCCGACCTTTCAAACAAGATTATTTTCCAAGTGGGTGACCTGAACCTAAACAACGTGATTGAATTGATTAAGTTCGCCTCTGACTACGATCTCAGGGCCATTGCCTCCTACTCTCCTTACTATTTTCCTAGGTTGCCTGAGAAATGGCTCATAAAGTATTTCCAGATCATTGCCTCGCAGTCCAGACATCCTGTTTACCTTTACAACTACCCTTCAGCCACGGGATATGACATCTCAGCTAAACTCCTCTCCAAGTTTGGCCTCGAACTGGCAGGAGTAAAGGACACTAATCAAGACTTGGCTCATTCAATGGAATTCAAGACCACTTTCCCTAAGATGAAGGTGTACAACGGTTCAGATACCTTGGCCTTCTATTCCCTTCTCTCCCTAGATGGTACTGTGGCTTCAATGTCCAACTGTCTGCCCACAGTGTTCAAGGAAATGAAGGAGGCGGTAGCGAGAGGAGATGCCAGGAAAGCTATGACTTTTCAGAAGTTGATCACTTCACTGGTGGAAATGGCCAGGAAGTATGGCCAACTGGGTTCCCTATACGTCCTAACCGAGATCACGCAGGGATACAAAGTTGGAGGTCCTAGACCTCCCATCTTCCCTCTAGATGAGACCGAATCTAAGGACCTTAGGACAGAAGTTGAGAACTTCCTGAAAGGGTTGGGTGTATCTACTTGAAAACCATGGTGACCCTTGGTGAGATTCTAATAGAGCTTAACGCTCTAACGTCAGGACCCCTCAGAAACGTAAACTACTTCGAGAAACACGTGGCCGGAAGCGAGGCCAACTACTGTGTTGCATTTGTTATGACAGGAAATAAGTGTGTCTACTTGGGTAGAGTTGGAAATGACGAGTTCGGGAAAAATGCAGTAGAATGGTTGCGTGGTAAAGGAGTGATTGTGGATAAGATTAAGATCGATCCAAACCCCACGGGAATTTTCTTCATTCAGAGGGACTATCCAATCCCGCTTCACAGCGAGTCCATTTACTATAGAAAGGGGAGTGCAGGAAGCAAACTCTCCCCAGAGGACATTGAAGAGGATTTGGTCAGGGAAGCCGATCTAGTTCACTCCACTGGGATAACCTTGGCCATTTCGAGTTCCGCTAAGGACACAGTGTTCAAGGCGTTCTCTTTGAACAGAGAGAGATCATTTGATACTAATATTAGATTGAAGTTATGGTCCCCAGACGAGGCTAGACGGAACATTATCGAGCTGTTCAAGGAATATCCGTTAAAGTTTCTCATTACCGACGTAGACGACGCAAGTATACTCGTTGGAAGGAGTGATCCAGACGAAGCGGTGAGGCTCCTGAGAGAGTACGCAGACGTCATAGTCATGAAACAGGGTCCCAGGGGGGCTTCTGTATACTACGATGGAGGAAAATATTTCGCCCACGGTTATTCGGTTCCGGTGGTTGATGTTGTAGGAGCAGGTGATGCCCTAGGTGGGACTTTCCTATCCTTAGTCATGTCGGGTTATCCACTGGACAAGGCACTCGATTACGCCATAGTTAGCTCCACCCTGAATGTCATGATAAGAGGTGATCAAGAGAACCTTCCCTCACTCCAAGACATTGAGGCCTTTCTTAGGGAAATGAATAAATCCTAAGACGAACTAAATCACCTATGAATTTAAGAGAATTATCTCCAGAATTCAAGGATTTGACGATTCTTGAATCTGGCACTCCGGTATTTAAGACGTACCTAGCAGGAGACTGGATCTCATCCAAGGAGCTCGATGAGGTGGTGTCGCCCATAGATCTGAGCGTGTTCGCTAAGGTACCAAGGATACCCTACGGGATGGTTGACCAAGCGCTCTCTAGGGTCTATGACTCAGGGAAGTGGGAAGTACGTGATTTACCTGGAGAGAAAAGGCTGAAGATATTTCATGGGATGGCGACCCTTCTTGACAAGTTCAGGGATGACTTCGTTGAGATCCTAATGATCGGTAACGGTAAAACTAAGGCAGCCGCAAACGGAGAAGTCAATGCATCCATTGAGAGATTGATGAGGGCTGACCTCGACGTAAGGAAATTATACGGCGAATATGTACCTGGAGATTGGAGCAGTGAGAGTCTAGAGACGGAGGCCATTGTCAGAAGGGAACCACTGGGCGTAGTTCTGGCGATAACTCCGTTTAATTACCCGCTCTTTGATGTAGTGAACAAGTTTGTGTACTCTACTGTAGCTGGTAATGCGATAGTTATCAAGCCGGCCAGTAAGACTCCCCTCCCTGCCATAATGTTCGCTAAAGTAGCAGAAATGGCTGGCTTTCCGAAGCATGGAATCGGTATCCTAACAGTTCCAGGTAAAGACATGGATAAGATCGTGGGTGATCAAAGGATAGGAGTGATCTCCTTCACTGGAAGTACTGAGACCGGTGAAAGGGTGATTAAGGCTGGAGGAGTGAAACAGTACGTCATGGAATTGGGCGGTGGGGATTCGGCATTGGTTTTAGACGATGCAGATCCAGTGTCTACTGCTCAAAAGATCGCTACCTCGGTCACATCGTACAGCGGGCAGAGATGCGACTCCATAAAGTTCATCTTCTCTGAACCTGGGATCTACGATAGGCTTAGGGATAACCTAGTCCTCGAGTTCAGCAAAATTAAGGTCGGAGATCCCAGGGAGGACGTTAACATGGGTCCAATAATCGACAAGGGAACGGTTGATGAATTGGAGTTCTCTGTGAAGGACGGGCTAGAAAAGGGAGCGAAAATTCTGTTTGGTGGGAAGAGGATAAAGGAGAACTACGTTCAACCTACGCTCCTGGAAATATCAAAGGATAAGGTAAAGGAATTATATCTTTATAAGAAAGAAGTCTTTCTGGCAATTGCCACACTCGTTAAAGTGGATAACGTAGATGAGGCCATATCCTTTAGTAACTCGAGGCGATACGGGCTTGATGCCTCCGTATTCGGGGAGGACATAAACAAGATAAGGAAAGCGATCAGATATCTTGAAGTGGGAGCCGTGTACATAAATGACTTTCCGAGACATGGAATAGGATACTTTCCATTTGGAGGGAGGAAGGACTCCGGCGTTGGTAGGGAAGGAATAGGATACACCATTGAGCACGTAACTGCATATAAGACCGTCGTATACAACTATAAGGGGAAGGGAGTATGGGATTACATGTGATTTTGCGATTTGATTTTAAATACGGTTTTTGAACGACGTTTATAGGAAAATCCTAGTAACTTTTGGGCTACACGCCTTGTGGACCATTTAGATTTTACAATTATCTACATCAAATTTACTTTTAATTCATCCGAAAATGACGTAACCTACACATCTATATAGGGAAGCCTCAATCTTAAACTAAGGTTAATACTGTGACTCTGATATTCGTGAGAATTGAAGTGATCCATAAAGCACTTAACCATTTATTAATTTACAATGTATGACTTATAATATGACCTTGACGCTTACTATCAAGAATTTCGGTCCATTTAAAGAGTCATTGATAGAGCTGAAGCCCTTAACAGTATTTATAGGTAGGAACAGCTTAGGGAAGTCGTTACTCTTGAGGCTTTTGTGGGGGCTCTCCTCCGCTAAACCCAAGGATTTAGATAAGGAATTAGCAGGACTGAAAGCAAAGAGAGATTCTCTCTCATTGAAAGATAAAGAGAAGGTGAGGGAATATGCAAAGCTTTACATGAAGGCCTTCTCTATTTCCTTAGTTAAAGGGGTAGAAAAGAGGATTAACGAAGTCTTGAGTACCGCTGGAGAAATAACAGTGTCCTCAGAGCTGGCAACTTTAAGAATAAAGCTAAATGAATCAAAAATTGAACCTAGCTTGGACCAATTAGTAGAAATTGAGGTAAGGAGGACCTCTCCTCTAGGAATAGTTTTCAGAGCCAAGGAGGCGGAAAATACTGAAGAGAATATATTATCGAAAGATGATCTAGACGATGTCCTGTTAGTAAATTCATTTTATTTTACTTTCTCATTGTTTTATCCGTTATTCAATCCAGATGAAACGGTATTTCTCATAGATGGTCGGGCTAGCTTAACTGAGTTTTTACCAACACCCGAAAGGTCTATGAAGCTCTACAGCTTTTTAGACACAGTAAGTAGGGATTATATTACTTCATATTACAGGCTCTTGAGCGATTTTGACAAGGGTAAAGTTGACCTAAGCATGTTGAGGGATTTCTTTGACGAACTTGGTTTCAGTCTGAAACTAATAGAGAGCGACGGAGTCAAATCTCCTTATGTAGAAATGTGGAATAGGGTCACTTTACCTCTTTCACAGTCTCCGTCAGGAATTAGGGAATCGCTTTCTATGGCCTTAGCCTTGGGAAATGAGGATATTTCAGTGGTTTATATCGAGGAACCTGAAGCCCACTTGCACCCTAGAGCTCAGAGGATAATAGCTAAGCTCATGGCTAAAGCTCTAAAAAAGGGAAAACACATCTTCCTCACTACTCATAGTGATTATCTACTTTATTCTATAAGTAACCTTATAGCGTTATCACGTAAAGAGATAGCCCTTGATCCCAATAGCGTGGTAGTTTATTTACTAAAGAGAGAAGCGGACTTCACTAAAATAGAAAAAGTTAAGGTTGATGAGGAAGGGATATCTGAAGAGGAGTTCACAAAAGTCGCGGAAGAAATCCTAGACGAGAGGGATTATATATTTGGTTGATATTTGTAGACTTTCTGAATCAGTTAAATGTACAATAATTAATCTTGACGAGCTGATCACTGCATCAGAAAAACACGCAGACCTTTTAGTATATTGTAATAATATAGTAATCGTTATTGAGGAGACAAGAAAAATGAAATCATCAGATATTACCCAGATACTAGAGACATTGAATGACATTAGGAGAAATAAGGATAGGTATGGTATCAAATCTGACTTGTTAAAGTTTGTTGGACTTGTACATTTTACTAGAGGCGCGGATCCCATTTCAATTAAATTGCTCTTGACCAAGACAGGCAGAGATTTCGTTTTAGATAAGGCTAACTGTTGTGAGGATCTAATAAGAAAAATTGAGAAGATGAAATACTGATTAGGGTATTAAAGATGCTTATGAAGTTTTTAGCTTAAGAGAATAATCGCAATGCACTACATAAACTAAAGGCCATTCGCGGATTCTCTGCGAATTCAGTTTATTTATGGAAATAGAACGAATTCGATTTAAAGGTTTTTCCATTGATTAGGTAAGCATTCATACTTTACGGTCCCTTTCATTTAATCTGTTTTAGTCATTATTACGATTCCCAATTGACGCCTGAATGGTTCTACGTTCGTGTTCATGCTCAATACTCTGATAGTTAAGTTTAATTATTGATAGTTAGATTTTTTTTGGTAAGAGATGGAGAAAGTGGTGTAGGGAGAGTTGACACAGAGAGAGTTGACACAGAGAGAGTTGACACAGAGAGAGTTGACACAGAGAGAGTTGACACAGAGAGAGTTGACACAGAGAGAGTTGACACAGAGAGAGTTGACACAGAGAGAGTTGACACAGAGAGAGTTGACACAGAGAGAGTTGACACAGAGAGAGTTGACACAGAGAGAGTTGACACAGAGAGAGTTGACACAGAGAGAGTTGACACAGAGGGAAGAATGGTGATACCAAAAGAATGGAGGGACAAGTTTAACACTAACGAATTCATCCTGGTTTTAAAGGATGATAGAATTGAGTTCTACCCCCGTGTATTAAACTTAACAAAACTTATTGACAGCATTAAAGTTGAAGAATTACCGAGTGACTGGCATGAACTTAAACGTATGGTTTATAGACTCTAATGTATTTGTTTACGCGTTCCTGAAACCAAAACGTTCAGTTGATGAAAAGATTCTGAAAAGAAAGAGAAACTTAAGGGAATATTAACAAGGATTGATAACGGTGAGGAAAAAGTTCTAACTACTGTAGTTCACATTTCTGAAATTGCTAACGTGATTGAGAGCTTATCTAACCTCGCGACCTCGATTAATGTTACTGAAAACGTGATTAACAACGAAAATATTCTCGTTAAAGAAGTCACACTGCAAGATTACGCTGAAGCTGTTAAAATGGCCAAGGAGGAAAATGTGAGCGTTAACGATGCCTAGCTTATGTTATAATGCTGAAAAACGGTATTAGCGAGATTTATACTTTTGATAAAAAGTATTTTAAGAAATTAAATGTGAAGATTATATCTTGATGAGGGAGTTCAAGGGGCGAGAGACCCACCTGTGAGGATGGCGACGGATAGCTCCCTATTTGTAAGTCTTCTTCCAGACGAGGTTTGTTTTGAATGAGGTCTCTTGAACTCATGTCTTAATATGTCACTTGGTTCCAACGTCTCTTATTTATTTACTTTTAATTATCATTACATAATGTGGAAACAACATACGAGTTTGAAACCAGGAGAACCATGGACGTTGTTAAAGAATACCTCATGAATCCTCAAAACCTAATGAAATACGTGCCAAGCTTTAAGGGTCTGAAGGAAACCGACCACGGATGGGAACTACAGGTCTCATGGGTGATCACGCTAACCCTCGAAATAACCAGACAGATAGGGAGAGACGAAATAACTTATTTGATTAAGAAAAATAACGGACTCATAAAGATAAACTCATATCTACGTTTCGTCATACTTCCAACCAAGGATAGAACCGTAGTTAGGCTCACGTTCTTCTACAAGGGTCCATTTGAGAGGATAGCCAAAAGACAAACAGAAGAATTTTATAAGAGAGGAGTCGAGATATTCAAGGAGGATCTAGAATCCATGGGTTCAAGACCCGCGGAAGAAGCGGTTGTTCGGAAAAGTGATCCCAATTCAAGGCTCACGTTATTGAAAATGAAAACCCTTTTATCTAAAATAATAGATAGGGGAGAGCTTGACGATGTACTTGAGCAGGCCATGATATGGAGCGTGAACTCCGAGGTTATAGTTATCGTTTCTGATGGAAAAGGGAAAGTAGAACTTGTATTTGATAAGGGTGATCTAAAGACCGTGAATGGAGACTTTAACTCCCTAAACGACAAACTAACTGTTTTAGTGAAGGGGTCTTAGACCTGTCTGGACTTCATCATGCTAAATAACCGCCCTTGAATAGGTATCTTTCAAAGTTAGTCGTGGATATATGCAAAGTTCCATCCTATTCATCAGAACATTCCTAGATTCTCTGTGGACATGTTTACAAAGAAGCTAGGGAAACTTCAAAGGATATATTTCTCCTGTCCTCCTATGGGATATGGCAAGAAAGGAGAAGTTCTGGTCCTCCATACAAGACATTGTTAGTGGAATTGAAAAACACCCCTTCATTACTGGTTTAGTAGACGGAAGCCTTCCCATGGAAAGCTTCCAGGATTACATTATTCAAGACGCCCTTTACTTGAGAGAGTTCTCGAGGGCTCTCCTAGTGCTCTCAGCCAAGGCTGAGAAACAGGAACAGACAATTAATTTTCTA containing:
- a CDS encoding SMP-30/gluconolactonase/LRE family protein, with the translated sequence MEPSIYVRSRARLGEGPLWDPRTNTLYWVDIDGGKLHVTKDGKDKEIEAPHLISALGLTEDENTLIASAGLTLYTFSNSRGFVPVSSITGEGVRFNDGKCGPDGKFWVGTMDLKEEKDVGKLFRYEGKFISLVDNLIISNGLDWYRNTFYLVDSPRKRVYAFRVIDGELESLGVAIETSDYPGVPDGMVVDSSGLVWVAHYGGGLVTAWEPFSRRAEIEIKMPVKIVTSVVFGGPKLNHLFVTSSSRAGEELGGSVFVVETDHLGREPNICAKI
- a CDS encoding MFS transporter — translated: MDRRIAFITFVGTVISWYSFFSMGIFAASYLTVFHSFLASGLFYFSGFGGRPIGALLLGRLGDRWGRRIALVGVFVLLFLGDLLVALNTPAMILSPILIGLGLGGEWGSASVMMAENVTRMRGGWTSLIQLSVPIGLILSLGVVVTQRLLLIPSFISLLMVPLILSVPEPRRANLGSGMMGLKPLLKGIMVKAGESSNFYVFTSFSIPFLLEAGLRTGIAPILIMSVEETFLMIPMGIASDIMGRREVIRLGMLIMLVSSILLSLSAFTRNPDLTLTSFLLFGLGDSLSYAPQGAYLAELYHEKERVTMTGLAYQLSATIAGGISVLVTSLSLSVLGIGGSLFTVPVLSAVYVLISILAV
- the hsp14 gene encoding archaeal heat shock protein Hsp14, with amino-acid sequence MEMILRELGRQINDLTKEFYEKVLPPVDIYEQGNTLVVILDMPGFDKADISVRLTSEGLLRVDGKRDVEQGGIKHVAQRPSRITREIKLPIKVPKDAEVTGKYENGVLTLKIPIEGAAKVKIE
- a CDS encoding ABC1 kinase family protein — protein: MAISRTLTIIKKLTPRLLKYRNFRRRILRGETIPKEELEEEAKKFVDTMIELGPTFIKLGQVLSVRADVLPQEYMKELQRLQDEVPPAPFEQVKDVILKEAGDVIDYVDPEPLAAASLGQVHKGIGKDGRKLAIKVNRPGVEDLLKEDISVIKTFLPLTRLILDSSLVETLKLIFRQFSSRIFDELNYEKEAFYTSKIRNELEGFRVRIPETVKATRHVLVMEYVDAMKITSQEVLNKFDRKALAWRVFKVFIYPVLTGEYFHADPHPGNIAVDEKGNIVLYDFGMAGYIDRETRIKLLRMYVTISRGDPVMLVNVLDQLGAVQPYADRKVLAKGFELMIKGIKGIPVDQLELEDFNRLASEAFFKFPLRLPEKIALYFRMSSVLEGTCRMIDPDFDFLPNLVRLVEEEGLMRLALVDEIMDYVNYVSTEMKERLLKQPTLERRRGKKWIGIPIVAASIPVYFLLGDVISLLVAFLGIAVTLSLP
- a CDS encoding bifunctional 2-dehydro-3-deoxy-phosphogluconate/2-dehydro-3-deoxy-6-phosphogalactonate aldolase, with amino-acid sequence MEIVSPILTPFNSDGTINKEALKQHATNLLNKGVDLIFLNGTTGLGPALSKEEKKENLRVLSDLSNKIIFQVGDLNLNNVIELIKFASDYDLRAIASYSPYYFPRLPEKWLIKYFQIIASQSRHPVYLYNYPSATGYDISAKLLSKFGLELAGVKDTNQDLAHSMEFKTTFPKMKVYNGSDTLAFYSLLSLDGTVASMSNCLPTVFKEMKEAVARGDARKAMTFQKLITSLVEMARKYGQLGSLYVLTEITQGYKVGGPRPPIFPLDETESKDLRTEVENFLKGLGVST
- the kdgK gene encoding bifunctional 2-dehydro-3-deoxygluconokinase/2-dehydro-3-deoxygalactonokinase, which codes for MKTMVTLGEILIELNALTSGPLRNVNYFEKHVAGSEANYCVAFVMTGNKCVYLGRVGNDEFGKNAVEWLRGKGVIVDKIKIDPNPTGIFFIQRDYPIPLHSESIYYRKGSAGSKLSPEDIEEDLVREADLVHSTGITLAISSSAKDTVFKAFSLNRERSFDTNIRLKLWSPDEARRNIIELFKEYPLKFLITDVDDASILVGRSDPDEAVRLLREYADVIVMKQGPRGASVYYDGGKYFAHGYSVPVVDVVGAGDALGGTFLSLVMSGYPLDKALDYAIVSSTLNVMIRGDQENLPSLQDIEAFLREMNKS
- the gapN gene encoding NADP-dependent glyceraldehyde-3-phosphate dehydrogenase, whose translation is MNLRELSPEFKDLTILESGTPVFKTYLAGDWISSKELDEVVSPIDLSVFAKVPRIPYGMVDQALSRVYDSGKWEVRDLPGEKRLKIFHGMATLLDKFRDDFVEILMIGNGKTKAAANGEVNASIERLMRADLDVRKLYGEYVPGDWSSESLETEAIVRREPLGVVLAITPFNYPLFDVVNKFVYSTVAGNAIVIKPASKTPLPAIMFAKVAEMAGFPKHGIGILTVPGKDMDKIVGDQRIGVISFTGSTETGERVIKAGGVKQYVMELGGGDSALVLDDADPVSTAQKIATSVTSYSGQRCDSIKFIFSEPGIYDRLRDNLVLEFSKIKVGDPREDVNMGPIIDKGTVDELEFSVKDGLEKGAKILFGGKRIKENYVQPTLLEISKDKVKELYLYKKEVFLAIATLVKVDNVDEAISFSNSRRYGLDASVFGEDINKIRKAIRYLEVGAVYINDFPRHGIGYFPFGGRKDSGVGREGIGYTIEHVTAYKTVVYNYKGKGVWDYM